In the Glycine max cultivar Williams 82 chromosome 6, Glycine_max_v4.0, whole genome shotgun sequence genome, CAGTGATGGTAGCAGCGTGGACCGCTTCTTCCTTTATATTGGATTTTCCATCAACACCCTTATAAGGGTAACTGGCTTCAGTGTTAATTCCATGATTTTGAATGATGAATTTGAAAGCACCATCCATATAACCACCCTCGCAACCATGGTCTGTACCCTTTGTGTCACAATCAACAACTTCCTGTTCTGAGAGAGAGACCAATTTTCCTGTACTTTTCTTATGAATTCCTTCAGTTGCTGCAATAGCAGAAAACGCCCAACAACATCCTACAAGATAAATTTATAGTTAGATaatcattcaatttaattagaCTTGGGAATGCCAATGAATAATCAAGCACTTAAATTACCACATGAGCCTTGGTTCTTGATGGGTGTAACTGCTCCTTTCTGTCTCCAATCTATTGAGTCTGGTAGCACAGTCACATTTTCATACTTAAAAGTGGTTGTTCTTGTGTTTGAGGAACGCATGTGCCCATTGAATCTATTTCTTGGCACAATGAACTCCTCGCTGGTGAGGTCTGCAAATTGATTAATGCCTAGCTTGTAAGGTTTATTGGCAGCATTGTTGAAGGCTTCAATGTAATTCACATTTTCCTTAAATACCCTGAAAcgtttttccttttcctcagGATCCTTATACACCTTGCCATAACGAGCCATCCATTGTTCGTGCCTCTCATACATGGATGCATCTTGGAGAGTGCGAGATGCGACTTGAAAAGCCAAGAATCCCAAACAGAAAAATAATGCCAATGAAATATGATGGAACTGAATTTTGGTGGCCATGGGAGGTACTAAGTACTAGTTAGTGTGATGGTGGGAacaaatattttgttggttaatttgaaaatcgagataatactggataaatctgaagtcgtgtataacactttcagattgaatcaaattttggggttcaaccaaaattgttcaatcggataaaatcagaagattaagagttttgttttggtcttgtatgttttgtcacccgttatgctttctgaaccagaatgattatttatgatcaaagagcaagtggtttttggcggttgatggaagttttatctttttaaaaactgcCTTTTCCTGAAAGTCGCTTCCATGTAAtttccaaaatttgcctaaaccgaacatctcgttattacattaaaacaagcgtgcactcttattttaacataataaagagatcaattacactaaaatgtccaacaaacctcccccattttagtgtaattaccgatcaaatcaccaaagtcataacataccacaaactactgcatagatgaaatatcgtgacgattgaatttcatcttagcaaattacacgtttcaaatattcgaatatcagggtgtcactaaggattgaaccctttctattcataatgaatacatgaagataatctgcacaatagtttataacattactcttgctcgacactagtttactagcctgtgtccctatccttcataagcatatcaaagccaagtcccCGCTTCTTGAAGCagctaaacttcatgcttatataggtagtccttttctttcttgcacctgcaaatgcaatttttcaaaagaaccattgagaagttatacttcaacctctttaacttacagaaccgaacacataccttttgggatactttcgatgatgtgttccaatctctacatgttaagctttccacattgaattcagcacctaatgtcatattagatgggaattgggtatcttaacataagagatttcagatggactttaatcctaatcccatagccgaccttttcacgagatctctacttaaccctttggttaaatgatcgaccaaattatgctgagttctcacaAACTCCACTGATATCACACCATGCATGATTAACTCCCGAACCATGTTGTGACTAACACCCAAGTGTCTAGACTTTTCATTATACACTTGACTATATGCCTTAGCCAAAGTAGCCTGACTATCGCACCTGATAGACATGGGAGGTATAGGTTTGGGCCACAATGGAATCTCATAGATCAGATTTCTTAGTCACTCAGCTTCTTTACCAGCTGCTGCTAAaactacaaattcagattccattgttgaatttgtaatgcaggtCTGTTTCTTGGATGCCCAAGAGATAGCACCTCCTTCAAGGAGGAATACCCAACCACTTGTGGATGAATAATCTTTCATATTGGTTATCCAACTTGCATCAGAGTAACCTTCAATAACCGAAGGAGATCCAGTATATGTCAAACCATAGTCAATGGTTCCCTTTAAGTACTTGAATACTCTATTCATAGCTTGCCAATGATGAGAACTGGGATTACTTGTAAACCTACTAAGTTTAGCAACAACATAAGCAATATCAGGCCTAGTACTAATCATTGCATACATGAGTGATCCTACCGCCCTTGAGTATTCAAGTTGAGACACTGCTACACTTTTATTAGGTAATAGCTTCAGGTTAGGATCAATGGGAGTATTTATCGGAgaacaatctttaaaattaaatttctccaatATCTTCTCAATATAATGTGATTGAGAGATGGAAATGCCATTGTTTCCACGTTTGATCTTTATTCCTAAGATCACATCAGCCTCCCCcatatctttcatatcaaacttagaagacaaaaatgccTTAGTTTCATCAACTTGATCTTGGTCGGTACCAAAGATCAACATGTCGTCTACATACAGACAAATGATAACTCCTTTGCCATGAGTATCAAACTTGCTGTATAGACATTTATCTGCTTGGTTTAGAACAAAACCACTAGACAACACAACCTCATCAAATTTTTGATGCCATTGTTTAggcgcttgtttcaagccataaagagatttcatcagtttacacaccttattttcatttcctggcATAACAAatccttcaggttgtttcatgtatatctcttcatccaattcaccatttaagaatgcagttttcacatccatttggtgaatCACCAGATTGTGGATAGCAGCAAGTGCTAACAACAGTCTAATAGTGGATATcctagcaacaggagcatatgtatcgaaaaaatcaataccctccttttgcctaaagccttggataaccaatctggctttgtacttgtcaacagtaccatccactttcatctttctcctaaaGATCATCTTACATCCTAATGGCTTACATCTAGGAGGTAAGTCAACCAATTTCCAGGTATTATTTTGCATGATGGAATCCATCTCACTTTGGATTGCTTCTTTCCAGAATACAACATCCCTTGAAGCCATTGCTTCACTAAAAGTCTTTGGGTCTTCCTCAATATTAAggcaatattgatattgaaattcaatatcatTCCTTGACCCTTCAACTAAATAGAGTTGAAAGTCATCACCAAATGACTTAGCCTTTCTTACTCTCGTACTCTTTCTAGTTTGAGTACTAGTTGAAGGTATATCCTCAATATTAACTGAGACTTTCGACATGGAATTCATGTCCTTTGGCCTAGGTATAGATGTAAACCTTTGTTCATCAAAGATAGCATCCCGTGACTCTATAACCGAGTTCACAGCAACAGAATCATTAGATTCTAGCACATAGAATCTATATGCTTTAGAATGTTCAGCATATCAATTAAATATGCAATCTATACCTCTTTCACCTATGGTTTTCCTTTTAGGTTCTGTAAGCCTGACTACAGCCCTACAtccccaaattttgagataactcaaatttggtgtctttttgtgccaaagttcatatggggtaaccttattccttttgttaggaatttggttcaacaagtaacaggctgtcaacatagcctcaccccaaaatcctttacttaaacccgaataggataacatggaattcaccatttctttcaaggttctattcttcctttcggctacaccattctgttgtggtgtatagggagctgcagtttgatgtattattccagtagattgaaaataaaccggatcataatactcacctcccctatccgtacgaagagttttgattagcccattttgatgaagttctacctctttcttataaattttaaatttatcaagagcttcatcttttgtatttaataaatatacataacaataccttgatgcatcatcaataaaagtaacaagatattttttatgacctaatgatggagtagcatgcaaatcacacaaatcactatgaataaggtctaagactttagtctcacttttaacatccttaaaaggtttcctagtgatcttggtcaacatgcaagttttgcatttttcaatgttcatatcaaaaggaggaatcatacttgtttttgacatatcttttaatcttttgtaatgaacatgtcctaatctagcatgccaaatttctgatttttacatattagttatagaactacacgaggccatacaaatagattcatgaacaaaaggaacatcaatgtttaatttaaacattccattacaacgataaccaaatccaacaaacgaaccatgtcttgacaagatgtacttgtcactttcaaatacttgcttgaaaccataattatttaaaaccataccagacaataagttcttacgaataccaggtacaaataagacattatccaaatacaaactttttccggaagtaaaaactaaattcacacaacctaatcctaggattggttcagttgcaacattgcccatcttcacaatagagccatcattgattggtctaaattccttgaaccaacgacgatctttgcacacatggcttgttgctcccgaatcaaaccaccaagcaacgtcatcatcctgcacatagaatgcatcagatattagtgatacataatttgaattcgtattcgaattaaaattattcactacaatctgaccttgttgcttttcaggatcgttagacccacttggaccagccttgttctttcctttgaacacccgacaatccctctttaaatgaccaggtttcccacacttccaacatgacaattttgtctgtttgtttggacctttgttcttatttccttgaaattttcgtttgttacctttagcattgtaattttgcttaactattccactttcctctaccatattaacgaaagaggaacctgctacgtttttatcattgactttgtcaatttcctgagccctcaacgactcctcaatcatgaaatgactaccaagttgaaccagagtcaactcttccttcttatgtttcaaggtatgcttgaagtctttcTAAGAAGAAGacaatttatcaattatagatgaaactgcaatggattcatccattttcaaatcatgttgagtaaactgatccaaaatccgcagcagttcattatattgttccataacaggcctcgaatcaatcattttgtaattaaagaaattactaactaagaatttgttacttgagtcatcttctgccatatacttggattcaagagagtcccataattccttagcagactcaacattttgataaatatcaaagagagagtcagacataccgttcagaatgtgtccacgacaaatgtaatcatcgttctcccatttcgaacgcttccttgtttgatccagagtttcgTCTTCCATAAACACCGGCATTGGTGTACTCAGTACATACACCACcttcaatgttgtcaagagaaaatgcatcttcttctgccatcttctgaaatcctgcccttcaaacttgtccaacttcgcaaacttgcttgtcatcttcgaagtatcgttcgtcatctcgaaaaatttgattcaatcttttgttggttaatttgaaaatcgagataatactggataaatttgaagtcgtgtataacactttcagattgaatcaaattttggggttcaaccaaaattgctcaattggataaaatcagaagattataattcaagagttttgttttagtcttgtatgttttgtcacccgttatgctttctgaaccagaatgattatttatgatcaaagaacaggtggtttttggcggttgatgaaagttttatctttttaaaaactgtCTTTTCCTGAAAGTCACTTCCATGTAAtttccaaaatttgcctaaaccgaacatctcgttattacattaaaacaagcgtgcactcttattttaacataataaagagatcaattacactataaTGTCCAACATATTTCTGGTTGCTCAATGAGAGGTGAAGATGTTGTGCTGGTACTCCAGATCGTTTGAGGTATATATATGAAAGTCACATTGAATCATAAACTAactgttttagatttttaactgaaagatttttatttatgttatttctttttgtagttGATAGGAATTCGTGAAGACCCCTGTGTTTGGTCAATGTACTCAAAACAATTTACCTGTCAAGGAAACCTGATACAACCATTGTTGGGTCTGCACAAGAGTGGTCTATGAGTCTAGCCCAATATTTCTATATGTTCTCCTTTAGATATTAGGCCTAGGCCCAAGTAAATAAGACAGTAGATCCTAGAAAGCATTTGACAATTGTTAGGCATTCTGTTCGTGTATTTTTGTTATTGCATTCTGTTCTTAATGGGTATACcgttatatatatgatttgtaATGGTGCTGCAAGAAAAGGAATAAATTCAGTTTAGGTTCCTAGTTTCTTCTCGCTTTCTAATTTCTGTGCAGTTCTCCCTTACTTGAAAAGGGCTTGTATTAAAAACCCAAATATATACTGATTTTATTGTTGACTAATTTTTGCTGTAAAACTTGTCTGGTCATGTTTATTTTTGggtgagatttttttaaattatgtttttgtcatccaaaaaattcaaattgagattttgttAAAGGGATCTAAATTCAATTCTACTTAAACGAGTGTATTTTtggtataaaaataaataaattttttaaacttcaaaTTAGCAAAGTGACAAGACTAACTTCAAATTGGCCTTAAGGGAAAAAGTACAAAACATGACTCATAAAAAGAAACGTATGCAGAACACCAACTAGTACATACTCACAGAGTGATAGGCAGCAAGATCCAAAGGACAGGCCCAAAAGGAGGATTGAACCAGCTCACCATTTGAAAGATTATGTTTAAGGGAGTTTGGGCACCAATTATGCTATTTTCATAGTGCCCCACTGTGCTATAATCATTAGTGAATAATTCTGTTAGTTCTGTTAGTAGTGCTTGCATTTTGGCAATTCTGTTATAGTGCTCTATTAGTGCATAGGTGATTATGTTATTGGCTTTTGTTTGCTAGCAAGCATTAATAGCTATAAATATCTGAGATGTATTAGAAAGAAGATAAGAATGATATAAGCAATTTCCCTTCTCTATCTTATGTTCTTACCTTGTCTCCTGTTCTACAAT is a window encoding:
- the LOC100809561 gene encoding senescence-specific cysteine protease SAG39, with the protein product MATKIQFHHISLALFFCLGFLAFQVASRTLQDASMYERHEQWMARYGKVYKDPEEKEKRFRVFKENVNYIEAFNNAANKPYKLGINQFADLTSEEFIVPRNRFNGHMRSSNTRTTTFKYENVTVLPDSIDWRQKGAVTPIKNQGSCGCCWAFSAIAATEGIHKKSTGKLVSLSEQEVVDCDTKGTDHGCEGGYMDGAFKFIIQNHGINTEASYPYKGVDGKSNIKEEAVHAATITGYEDVPINNEKALQKAVANQPVSVAIDASGADFQFYKSGIFTGSCGTELDHGVTAVGYGENNEGTKYWLVKNSWGTEWGEEGYIMMQRGVKAVEGICGIAMMASYPTA